From a region of the bacterium genome:
- a CDS encoding Gfo/Idh/MocA family oxidoreductase: protein MGSRLGVGFIGTGFITNFHIRSWQGVRDADIVALVGRTPERAQATAENCRRCRVGDPTVYATISEMVADPRVDAIWVCGPNYLRVPMIEEIAATIKSGKGKLRGIAIEKPLARNVREAERVVELIKETGILHGYLEDQCFSPTVVRGRDILWRRGAALAGPPYLARCAEEHSGPHEPWFWMGKTGGGGVLNDMLCHSVEVARLLLRDPSKPKDSLKPVAVSAEIGCLKWSRPEYAAILSQRSGGQVDYIHHPAEDYARATVTFQGDDGRIAAGEVTTSWCFVGAGLRLTYEVMGPEYSLNSSSLNSELSVFFSRNVKGQAGEDLVEKQNAEQGLMPVVPAEEVVYGYTDQNRHMVQAFLDGRQPSEDLEDGLLVTKLLMTAYMSAEQGRKLAFAPAGLTDFVPAVARGDWSPSQLAQGHKV from the coding sequence ATGGGCAGCAGGCTCGGCGTGGGGTTCATCGGGACCGGTTTCATCACCAATTTCCACATCCGCTCCTGGCAGGGCGTGCGGGATGCCGATATAGTGGCCCTGGTGGGCCGCACCCCTGAGCGCGCCCAGGCCACGGCGGAGAACTGCCGCCGCTGCCGCGTGGGCGACCCCACGGTCTACGCCACTATCAGCGAGATGGTGGCCGATCCGCGGGTGGACGCGATCTGGGTCTGCGGGCCGAACTACCTGCGCGTACCGATGATCGAGGAGATCGCCGCCACGATAAAAAGCGGCAAGGGCAAGCTGCGCGGGATCGCGATTGAAAAGCCCCTGGCGCGCAACGTGCGCGAGGCCGAGCGCGTGGTGGAGCTTATCAAGGAAACCGGCATCCTGCACGGCTACCTGGAGGACCAGTGTTTCAGCCCCACGGTGGTGCGCGGCCGCGATATCCTGTGGCGCCGCGGCGCGGCCCTGGCCGGACCGCCCTACCTGGCCCGCTGCGCCGAGGAGCATTCGGGTCCGCACGAGCCCTGGTTCTGGATGGGTAAGACCGGCGGCGGCGGAGTGCTCAACGACATGCTCTGCCACTCGGTCGAGGTGGCGCGCCTTCTGCTGCGCGACCCCTCCAAGCCCAAGGACTCGCTCAAACCGGTGGCGGTGAGCGCCGAGATCGGCTGCCTCAAGTGGAGCCGCCCGGAGTACGCCGCGATCCTGAGCCAGCGCAGCGGCGGCCAGGTGGACTACATCCACCACCCGGCAGAGGACTACGCCCGCGCCACTGTGACTTTCCAGGGGGATGACGGACGGATCGCGGCGGGCGAGGTGACCACGAGCTGGTGTTTCGTGGGGGCGGGCCTGCGCCTGACCTACGAGGTAATGGGTCCGGAGTACTCGCTGAACTCATCGAGCCTCAACAGCGAGCTGTCCGTGTTTTTCAGCCGCAACGTGAAAGGCCAGGCCGGCGAGGACCTGGTGGAGAAGCAGAACGCCGAGCAGGGCCTGATGCCGGTTGTGCCGGCCGAGGAGGTGGTCTACGGCTACACGGACCAGAACCGTCACATGGTCCAGGCTTTCCTGGACGGCCGTCAGCCGTCCGAGGACCTGGAGGACGGCCTGCTGGTGACCAAGCTGCTTATGACCGCCTACATGTCGGCCGAGCAGGGCCGCAAGCTGGCGTTCGCCCCGGCGGGGCTGACCGACTTTGTCCCGGCCGTGGCCCGCGGCGACTGGAGCCCGTCCCAGCTCGCCCAGGGGCACAAGGTCTGA